In Ignavibacteria bacterium, a single genomic region encodes these proteins:
- a CDS encoding TlpA disulfide reductase family protein, with amino-acid sequence MKILNLITVIAILFVISSCGKKEEAPKTEQKKTETTQQQNTSSNTSASSSQIFKISAVEESKSEKLLPNVTWDENGKKVTLADQKGKVLLINFWATWCAPCKKEMPDLSLINTELKDKDFKMYGINVFFKGSPTIETVLQQIPVSYPILDGNDEVVAAFEKAMGSKMEGVPTTLIIDKNGKIVDTMVGMRDKETFMSSIKKYL; translated from the coding sequence ATGAAAATCTTAAATCTAATTACTGTAATTGCAATTCTGTTTGTGATTTCTTCATGCGGTAAAAAAGAAGAAGCACCAAAAACAGAGCAAAAGAAGACAGAAACAACACAACAGCAGAATACATCTTCCAATACTTCTGCTTCATCATCTCAGATATTCAAGATTTCGGCAGTTGAGGAATCAAAATCTGAAAAATTACTTCCAAATGTAACCTGGGATGAAAACGGCAAAAAGGTAACACTTGCAGACCAAAAAGGGAAAGTACTCTTAATAAATTTTTGGGCTACATGGTGCGCTCCTTGCAAAAAGGAAATGCCGGATTTATCTTTAATAAACACAGAATTAAAGGATAAGGATTTCAAGATGTACGGAATAAACGTATTCTTTAAAGGTTCGCCGACGATTGAGACCGTACTGCAGCAGATTCCTGTATCTTATCCTATTCTCGACGGGAACGATGAAGTCGTTGCCGCATTTGAAAAAGCGATGGGCTCAAAAATGGAAGGAGTGCCAACAACATTGATAATTGACAAAAACGGGAAGATAGTAGATACAATGGTCGGTATGAGAGATAAAGAAACATTCATGTCATCAATTAAAAAGTATTTATAA
- a CDS encoding 1-deoxy-D-xylulose-5-phosphate reductoisomerase, with the protein MKYKVGILGSTGSIGQNSLEVIKNLRKEGFDFEVVFISGNSSISILKKQADEFKPKTVFINNESSFKEAKTSGVFNGTELLNGEKALNELAGRDNYNILINSFVGFAGTLPTIAAIKAGKKIALANKETMVVAGKLINELCALYHSEIIPIDSEHSAILQCLMGEKMENVKKIILTASGGPFRGYNINRLKDVTVSQALKHPNWNMGNKITIDSATMMNKGLELIEAKWLFKVSPEILDVVIHPQSIIHSMIEFHDTSIKSQLGIPDMKVPIQFALTYPERIKTGYPSLDLTKVKRMDFESVDLESFKCLKLAYDVMKLEGTYPAVLNAANEIAVDLYLKEKIKFTHIADIIDDSLSKHKSVDTLSIEDIIEADAHTRKNLAAKYY; encoded by the coding sequence ATGAAATATAAGGTAGGTATACTCGGTTCAACCGGGTCGATAGGCCAAAATTCCCTGGAAGTTATAAAGAACCTGCGAAAAGAAGGATTTGATTTTGAAGTTGTTTTCATTAGCGGAAACAGCAGCATATCAATTCTTAAAAAGCAAGCCGATGAGTTCAAGCCGAAAACAGTTTTTATTAATAACGAATCTTCTTTTAAGGAAGCGAAAACATCGGGTGTTTTTAATGGCACAGAACTTCTAAACGGCGAAAAAGCATTAAACGAACTCGCAGGCAGGGATAATTACAATATACTTATAAATTCATTTGTCGGATTTGCGGGTACTTTGCCTACTATTGCTGCAATTAAAGCAGGAAAGAAAATAGCTCTTGCTAACAAAGAAACTATGGTTGTAGCTGGCAAGCTTATTAATGAACTATGCGCATTATACCACTCAGAAATAATTCCAATTGACAGCGAGCATTCAGCAATTCTTCAATGTTTGATGGGCGAGAAAATGGAAAACGTGAAGAAGATTATACTTACTGCTTCGGGAGGACCGTTCAGAGGTTATAACATAAACCGTCTTAAAGATGTGACCGTTTCACAGGCTTTAAAGCATCCAAACTGGAACATGGGGAATAAAATCACAATCGATTCAGCAACAATGATGAATAAAGGGCTTGAACTGATTGAAGCAAAATGGCTCTTCAAAGTCAGCCCCGAGATTCTGGACGTTGTAATTCATCCTCAGTCTATTATTCACTCAATGATAGAGTTTCACGATACATCAATAAAATCCCAGCTGGGGATTCCGGATATGAAAGTGCCTATTCAGTTTGCACTGACTTATCCGGAGAGAATAAAAACGGGATATCCTTCTTTAGATTTAACAAAAGTAAAAAGAATGGACTTTGAAAGTGTTGATTTAGAGAGTTTCAAATGCCTCAAGCTTGCATACGATGTGATGAAACTTGAAGGGACATATCCTGCTGTTCTGAATGCTGCAAACGAAATTGCCGTTGACCTATACCTTAAGGAGAAGATAAAATTTACGCATATTGCTGATATAATAGATGATTCTTTATCAAAACATAAGTCTGTTGATACATTGAGTATAGAAGATATTATTGAAGCAGATGCACACACAAGGAAGAATTTAGCAGCAAAATATTATTAA
- the rseP gene encoding RIP metalloprotease RseP, with the protein MEILSTIFYFLIVIGVLVFVHEFGHFFAARATGMRAEVFAFGMGYRLFGWNRLDGFTFGKLKKETEESLGNHTDYRICAFPIGGYVKIPGMIDESMDKEFINKPPQPWEYRAKPVWKRMIVITAGVIMNIFLAFLIFYSLSIFKGKSLIDTTTIGYVAKGSTAAEFGIQKYDKILSINNQPISYWDDVQSALYIDNLGESISIDLLRNSQNITVKIPKEKVGILSDKAFGLYPEKMYPVLNGTVSGKPAEFAGLTKGDRISYVSGQKIDNTQELIDNIKLNANKDVEIKWMRNETEMSSLISVGADSTIGIDIATKYEGTVKEVKYNVITAIPRAFSDMYYFGIEVFFKSIGKVIIGDIPFKKAIGGPIKIAQASAQSAESGFAAFIGFVALLSMSLAVINILPFPALDGGHFVILVWEAVFRRPVPHKVQIALQNVGFILLIALMLFVIYNDIISIK; encoded by the coding sequence ATGGAAATACTAAGCACAATATTTTATTTTTTAATAGTAATCGGTGTACTGGTTTTCGTACACGAGTTCGGACATTTCTTCGCTGCCCGGGCAACAGGAATGAGGGCTGAAGTTTTTGCTTTCGGTATGGGATACAGGCTTTTCGGATGGAACAGACTTGATGGTTTTACTTTCGGAAAGCTTAAGAAGGAAACTGAAGAATCTCTTGGAAATCATACCGATTACAGAATTTGCGCATTCCCTATCGGGGGTTACGTGAAAATTCCGGGTATGATTGATGAAAGCATGGACAAGGAATTTATAAACAAACCTCCTCAGCCTTGGGAATACAGGGCAAAACCGGTCTGGAAAAGAATGATAGTAATAACTGCGGGAGTAATAATGAATATATTTCTCGCATTCTTAATTTTTTATTCACTTTCAATTTTTAAGGGCAAAAGCCTGATTGACACTACTACGATAGGTTATGTGGCAAAAGGTTCTACAGCTGCAGAATTCGGTATTCAGAAGTACGATAAGATTTTATCAATAAACAACCAGCCCATTTCATACTGGGATGACGTACAGAGCGCTCTATACATAGATAATCTCGGTGAATCAATATCAATTGACCTATTAAGAAATTCACAAAATATAACTGTAAAGATTCCAAAAGAGAAAGTAGGTATACTCAGCGATAAAGCGTTTGGGCTTTATCCGGAAAAAATGTATCCTGTGCTGAACGGCACGGTATCAGGAAAACCTGCTGAATTTGCGGGACTGACAAAAGGAGATAGAATTAGTTATGTTTCCGGACAAAAAATTGATAACACTCAGGAACTAATTGATAACATAAAACTGAATGCCAATAAAGACGTTGAGATTAAGTGGATGCGCAACGAAACAGAGATGTCTTCACTAATTTCTGTCGGAGCTGATTCTACAATAGGAATTGATATTGCGACAAAATATGAAGGTACTGTAAAGGAAGTTAAGTATAATGTAATTACTGCAATTCCCCGCGCTTTTTCGGATATGTATTATTTTGGGATAGAAGTGTTTTTCAAATCGATTGGTAAAGTGATAATCGGAGACATTCCTTTTAAAAAAGCGATAGGCGGACCGATTAAAATTGCACAGGCATCAGCCCAGTCTGCAGAAAGCGGATTTGCTGCTTTCATAGGATTTGTTGCATTGCTGTCTATGTCACTGGCAGTTATTAACATACTTCCCTTCCCTGCACTAGACGGCGGACATTTTGTAATACTTGTTTGGGAAGCTGTATTTAGAAGGCCTGTACCACATAAAGTACAGATTGCATTACAGAATGTTGGATTTATACTTTTAATTGCTTTGATGTTGTTTGTAATCTATAATGATATAATTTCGATAAAATAA
- a CDS encoding TonB-dependent receptor: MNKLYRIIFVVLLSIVFTGSVFAQTDTGISTIKGIVTNAKDKKLSGVTISILNKNTFDIFRGKSNTSGEYSILAPKGNYKLNANLENYGIFELDDVDLTGKSDVTINITLTEKLFSTEEIEVFGQKQSQSDLRTSWFNVSPSNIKVLPGGLEDVMRSLKSLPGVTAPNDFTSQLVVRGSGPDQNLIIMDEVEIFNPYRLYGLVSMFNPETLSDINLITGGFPAKYGDRLSAVLDVTNKEGISDKPFSLLANVNIANANVVMQGRNPLKIPGSWIVSARRTYYDLILGPFARNAGLITDNSSFPAFQDVQFKFAFGPFEKHRFLVNGIFSRDGVDIVPGTERSDPDSVAVNDVTTNNVLSIGWHYNPNPRFISKTTLSWYRNSGDNQFEGDILDPLIDREGLSPGQRDSLKAIGALLGFGFSSQYAFRKISLGNRSVLVSGRIKYEFGGGVDVIRNDLIYTLNLDDAFRNFINSFTNARSLLEDFMIEGKDNYRGSAYGQARFEIGKQYFIQPSLRADYYSLLSKIYLSPRINLGYAFDPLTTLRTSVGLYYQSPGYEKLVDGQNFYDLENPQVTDLKAERAIHFVLGIDRWIDNSWLFKVEGYYKKFDDLITSQRLTAYKYKFTPLDPANNDPNYLKNPLNWVRSAERYAVDSVTSIPVNASSGDAYGFEISLERKYTGPKTKLFGWINYSYSKATRQRYGSEALFRFDQTHNINIVLNYRVNSWFEIGVKWNYASNFPFTEPVGITPRILNDSLVVNPLSNQVLFNLDYGTDENRLSSRKPAYHRLDLRFSAFARFWNADWTFYLDVINVYNRKNVLSYDYNLNSNLQITQRTTGMFPILPTFGINAKF, encoded by the coding sequence ATGAATAAACTTTATAGGATAATATTTGTCGTTTTACTGAGCATCGTGTTTACGGGTAGTGTTTTCGCTCAAACCGACACAGGCATTAGCACAATAAAGGGGATTGTAACGAACGCAAAAGACAAGAAACTTTCCGGCGTAACAATCTCAATATTAAATAAGAATACATTCGATATATTCAGGGGAAAATCAAACACTTCAGGAGAATATTCTATTCTCGCTCCGAAAGGAAATTATAAACTTAATGCAAACCTTGAGAATTACGGTATCTTCGAGCTGGATGATGTTGACCTCACTGGAAAATCAGATGTAACAATAAATATTACGCTTACTGAAAAACTGTTCAGCACTGAGGAAATTGAAGTATTCGGTCAGAAGCAAAGCCAGAGCGACCTAAGAACGAGCTGGTTTAACGTCTCACCCTCAAACATTAAGGTTTTACCCGGTGGTCTTGAGGATGTGATGCGTTCTTTAAAATCATTACCCGGTGTAACTGCTCCGAATGATTTCACATCACAGCTCGTCGTTCGAGGCTCGGGACCCGACCAGAACTTGATTATCATGGATGAAGTTGAAATCTTCAATCCTTACAGACTTTATGGACTCGTAAGTATGTTCAATCCCGAAACTCTTAGCGATATTAACCTAATAACAGGCGGATTTCCCGCAAAGTACGGCGACAGGCTTTCTGCAGTACTTGACGTAACTAATAAAGAGGGGATTTCAGATAAACCGTTTAGTTTACTCGCTAATGTTAATATAGCTAATGCAAATGTCGTAATGCAGGGAAGAAATCCGCTGAAAATTCCAGGTTCATGGATTGTGTCCGCAAGGAGAACTTATTACGACTTAATTCTCGGTCCGTTTGCAAGAAATGCAGGTCTCATTACAGACAATTCTTCATTTCCGGCTTTTCAGGATGTTCAGTTTAAGTTTGCTTTCGGTCCTTTTGAGAAACACAGGTTTCTGGTTAACGGAATATTTTCGAGGGACGGGGTGGATATTGTCCCGGGCACTGAAAGGTCAGACCCTGACTCAGTTGCGGTCAATGACGTAACTACAAATAATGTGCTTTCAATCGGTTGGCATTACAATCCGAATCCAAGGTTCATTTCCAAAACGACTCTGTCATGGTACAGAAACAGCGGCGATAATCAGTTTGAGGGAGATATACTCGATCCTTTGATTGACAGGGAAGGACTCTCTCCCGGACAGCGAGACAGCTTAAAAGCTATTGGAGCGCTTCTGGGTTTCGGATTCAGCTCGCAGTATGCATTCAGGAAAATATCGCTTGGTAATAGGTCTGTTTTAGTCTCAGGAAGGATTAAATACGAATTCGGCGGGGGAGTAGATGTTATAAGAAATGATTTAATATACACTCTTAACCTTGACGATGCCTTCAGAAATTTTATTAATTCATTCACAAACGCAAGGTCTTTGCTTGAGGATTTTATGATTGAAGGAAAGGATAATTACAGAGGCAGTGCTTACGGACAGGCAAGGTTTGAGATTGGAAAGCAGTATTTTATTCAGCCTTCTCTGAGAGCAGATTATTATTCATTGTTGAGTAAAATATATTTATCACCGAGGATTAACCTCGGGTATGCTTTCGATCCACTGACTACATTGCGAACATCTGTCGGACTATACTATCAATCACCCGGTTACGAAAAGTTAGTTGACGGCCAGAACTTTTATGACCTCGAAAATCCTCAGGTGACAGACCTTAAAGCCGAAAGAGCAATTCATTTTGTCCTCGGCATTGACAGATGGATTGACAATTCATGGCTCTTTAAAGTTGAGGGTTACTATAAGAAATTTGACGATTTGATTACATCTCAGAGGCTGACAGCTTATAAGTACAAATTTACACCTTTAGACCCGGCGAATAATGACCCGAATTATCTGAAAAATCCTTTAAACTGGGTGAGGTCGGCAGAAAGGTATGCGGTGGATTCTGTTACCTCCATACCAGTGAATGCGAGTTCGGGAGATGCATACGGGTTTGAAATTAGTCTCGAAAGAAAATACACTGGTCCAAAAACAAAATTATTCGGATGGATAAACTATTCATACTCAAAAGCGACACGTCAAAGATACGGATCTGAAGCTCTATTCAGGTTCGACCAGACACACAATATAAATATCGTCTTGAACTATAGGGTGAACAGTTGGTTTGAAATCGGTGTGAAGTGGAATTATGCGAGCAATTTTCCTTTTACTGAACCCGTAGGGATTACACCGAGAATTCTTAACGATTCTCTGGTCGTTAATCCTCTTTCTAATCAGGTGCTTTTTAATCTTGACTACGGAACTGATGAAAACAGATTATCTTCAAGAAAACCCGCTTACCATAGGCTCGATTTGAGGTTTTCTGCATTCGCAAGATTCTGGAACGCTGATTGGACTTTTTACCTTGATGTCATAAATGTGTATAACCGAAAAAATGTCCTGAGCTATGATTATAACCTGAACAGCAATTTACAAATTACTCAAAGAACAACCGGAATGTTTCCTATACTGCCTACATTCGGAATTAATGCGAAATTCTAA
- a CDS encoding oligopeptide/dipeptide ABC transporter ATP-binding protein has translation MQNYLIEVRNLTKRYTERKLFGKPKNVLTAVDDVSFTIPKGKTLGLVGESGCGKSTIGRCILRLVDSDEGNILIDGKDILSIAEKDFIPYRKKMQIVFQDPYSTLNPRMTVGSILNEVVKFHKIRKGREVSVYINKLLDKAGLSSRAVNKYPHEFSGGQRQRIAIARALAVEPEFIVCDEPVSALDVSIQSQILNLLKDLQEEFNLTYLFISHNLSVVRHVSDSVAVMYLGRIVEQAETEELFSNYFHPYTKALMDAIPDVGKKKISAVVKGELPFATGKPKGCYYVTRCREAMEICSSLYPEVHTEKGHLISCHLKLK, from the coding sequence ATGCAAAATTATCTAATCGAAGTAAGAAATTTAACTAAGCGGTATACTGAACGGAAACTTTTTGGAAAACCAAAGAATGTACTTACAGCGGTTGATGATGTGTCATTCACAATACCTAAAGGAAAAACCCTTGGACTTGTAGGTGAGTCTGGATGCGGAAAATCTACCATAGGCAGATGCATATTGCGGTTAGTAGACAGTGATGAGGGTAACATTCTTATTGACGGAAAAGATATTCTTAGCATTGCGGAAAAGGATTTTATACCGTACAGGAAGAAGATGCAGATAGTTTTTCAGGATCCTTATTCGACTTTAAATCCTCGCATGACGGTCGGAAGTATTTTAAATGAAGTTGTTAAGTTTCATAAAATAAGAAAGGGAAGGGAAGTCTCTGTTTACATCAATAAACTGCTTGACAAGGCAGGTCTGAGTTCAAGAGCAGTAAATAAATACCCCCACGAATTTTCGGGTGGACAAAGGCAGCGTATAGCTATAGCAAGGGCGCTCGCTGTTGAGCCGGAGTTTATTGTTTGTGATGAACCGGTATCTGCTCTTGACGTTTCTATACAATCCCAGATTTTAAACCTTCTGAAAGATTTACAAGAGGAGTTCAATCTCACGTATTTGTTCATTTCTCACAATCTATCCGTTGTAAGACACGTATCCGATTCTGTAGCCGTAATGTATTTAGGCAGAATTGTAGAACAGGCTGAAACAGAAGAATTATTCAGTAATTATTTTCATCCTTATACAAAAGCACTTATGGACGCAATACCAGATGTTGGGAAGAAGAAAATCAGTGCAGTCGTAAAAGGCGAGCTACCCTTTGCAACCGGCAAACCTAAAGGCTGTTATTACGTTACTCGGTGCAGGGAAGCGATGGAAATATGCAGTTCTTTGTATCCTGAAGTACATACGGAAAAGGGGCATTTAATCTCCTGTCATCTGAAACTTAAGTGA